The following proteins are encoded in a genomic region of Sorangiineae bacterium MSr12523:
- a CDS encoding formimidoylglutamate deiminase, with the protein MNTEIKLPALATAHSHAFQRGMRGGAQRRGTSKDDFWSWRGLMYQLANALTPESIGHVSRVAFRELRRAGVRTVGEFHYVHHQPDGTPYEQRTLLSEAVIAAAKAEGLRIALLRVAYHRAGAGRPAEPMQARFCDPNVDAILSDVEALRAKYKDDPDVRIGIAPHSVRAVPPEWLAPLAEYAARHGLPFHMHVAEQTREIEECVAETGHRPVELLADRGVLSPRFVAVHATHLTDTEARLLGEARAFACICATTERDLGDGLPDLSALRTSGARLCTGIDSHVITDPFEDMRSLETHERLRTRTRVTFSAERSPAEQLWREGSIEGAEACGFSDTGGSVILRRDHPTLDLVSDDLVLDAAVFGGGPWLVDRIDP; encoded by the coding sequence GCACGCCTTTCAACGCGGCATGCGCGGTGGTGCGCAGCGCCGGGGCACATCCAAGGACGACTTTTGGTCGTGGCGCGGCCTCATGTACCAACTCGCCAACGCGCTCACCCCCGAGTCCATCGGGCACGTGAGCCGCGTGGCCTTTCGCGAGCTGCGCCGCGCCGGTGTGCGCACCGTCGGCGAGTTCCACTACGTGCACCACCAGCCCGATGGCACGCCGTACGAGCAGCGCACCTTGCTCTCCGAGGCGGTCATCGCCGCCGCCAAGGCCGAGGGCCTTCGCATCGCACTTCTACGCGTCGCCTACCATCGCGCCGGCGCCGGCCGGCCCGCCGAGCCGATGCAGGCGCGCTTCTGCGATCCCAACGTCGACGCCATCCTTTCCGACGTCGAAGCATTGCGTGCAAAATACAAAGACGATCCCGACGTGCGCATCGGCATCGCGCCCCATTCGGTGCGTGCCGTCCCGCCCGAGTGGCTCGCCCCGCTCGCGGAGTACGCCGCGCGGCATGGACTCCCTTTTCACATGCACGTCGCCGAGCAGACACGCGAAATCGAGGAGTGCGTCGCCGAAACGGGGCACCGCCCCGTGGAGCTCCTGGCCGATCGCGGCGTTTTGTCGCCGCGTTTCGTCGCCGTGCATGCGACGCACCTGACCGACACCGAGGCGCGTCTTCTCGGGGAAGCGCGCGCCTTTGCCTGCATCTGCGCCACCACCGAGCGCGATCTCGGGGATGGCTTGCCGGATTTATCGGCCCTGCGCACCTCGGGCGCACGATTGTGCACGGGCATCGATAGCCATGTCATCACCGATCCTTTCGAGGACATGCGCTCCCTGGAGACGCACGAGCGCCTTCGCACGAGAACGCGCGTCACCTTCTCGGCCGAGCGCTCCCCGGCCGAGCAACTCTGGCGCGAAGGATCCATCGAAGGCGCCGAGGCGTGCGGATTCTCCGACACGGGCGGAAGCGTCATCCTCCGCCGCGATCACCCAACGCTGGACTTGGTGTCCGACGACCTGGTCCTGGACGCCGCCGTCTTCGGCGGAGGACCGTGGCTGGTCGATCGAATCGACCCGTGA
- a CDS encoding cation transporter, translated as MQADGAKKLSFGAALLAALAASSCCLVPLVLTALGLGGAAATAVLGAFRPYLFGAAGVLLAAGFYFAYRKPKACGCARPGMKGRWTWWLASALVLVAALAPSRIARWAAMGPPGAAPPDLVQEIITVRGLDCEACAAPISTALSKVGGFYDLHLDLAAGTATVRYQPAAARLQAYVAAINELGYEAAMPSGSESKR; from the coding sequence GTGCAAGCTGATGGAGCCAAGAAGCTGTCCTTTGGCGCGGCCCTTCTCGCCGCACTCGCGGCGTCGTCGTGTTGCCTCGTGCCGCTCGTCCTCACGGCCCTGGGCCTCGGCGGTGCCGCCGCAACCGCGGTGTTGGGCGCCTTTCGACCGTACCTGTTCGGGGCGGCCGGGGTGTTGCTCGCGGCGGGATTCTACTTCGCGTACCGGAAGCCGAAGGCGTGCGGGTGTGCGCGGCCCGGAATGAAGGGCCGCTGGACTTGGTGGCTCGCCAGCGCACTCGTACTCGTGGCGGCTTTGGCGCCTTCGCGGATTGCGCGCTGGGCAGCCATGGGGCCCCCGGGTGCCGCCCCCCCGGATCTCGTCCAGGAGATCATCACCGTGCGCGGTCTCGATTGCGAGGCGTGCGCCGCGCCAATCAGCACCGCCCTTTCGAAGGTGGGCGGCTTCTACGATCTGCACCTCGACCTCGCCGCTGGAACGGCCACCGTGCGCTACCAACCTGCCGCAGCGCGCCTCCAAGCGTACGTCGCAGCCATCAACGAGCTCGGATACGAAGCGGCTATGCCGAGTGGGAGTGAATCGAAACGATGA
- a CDS encoding metalloregulator ArsR/SmtB family transcription factor → MPIRCEPPETGRDLVKRWKKTMTFTPDLDERAAVLGVIAQPTRLRLFYLLDRIGEVCVCDLADILGVSQSAVSQHLAKFKAYGLVTVRRDNQTLFYGLADKPEVRALRKTALAGIEAI, encoded by the coding sequence GTGCCCATACGATGCGAGCCGCCGGAGACCGGCCGAGACCTGGTCAAGCGCTGGAAGAAGACCATGACGTTCACCCCCGACCTCGACGAGCGCGCGGCGGTGCTTGGCGTCATCGCGCAGCCGACGAGGCTTCGGCTCTTTTACCTGCTCGATCGAATCGGCGAAGTGTGCGTATGCGATCTCGCCGATATTCTCGGGGTCTCGCAATCGGCTGTCTCGCAACACCTTGCGAAATTCAAAGCTTACGGCCTCGTCACCGTTCGGCGAGACAACCAGACGCTCTTTTACGGCCTCGCCGACAAGCCCGAGGTCCGGGCCCTGCGCAAGACGGCCCTCGCGGGCATCGAGGCCATTTAG
- a CDS encoding phospholipase C, phosphocholine-specific, with product MDRRHFLKLAAASAGSTAVLNLLPTHLRRALAMPVRTTGSLDTIEHVVIFMQENRSFDHYFGTLRGVRGFSDRSALQLQTGKSVFYQPNGSSTLLPYPVTEQYMSGTPHDWGTGHSAWNGGLNDKWVQYKGTSTMAYYARNDLAFYHALADAFTICDAYHCSVMGPTNPNRLYLWSGTVDPGGKGGGPVIDNDESRARTWTTYPERLQAAGISWKVYQERDNYDDNALAWFKQYREAKPGSPLYDRGMATVDNLVQAFRADVKANKLPKVSWLVAPTALSEHPAYGPVRGAALTSQLLDVLAAAPEVWAKTVFILTYDENDGFFDHVPAPVPPAGTPDEFVNGQPIGLGVRVPTIVVSPFSRGGFVCSETFDHTSILRFLEAWTGIKEPNISAWRRAVCGDLTRTLDLTSSTVTWPRLPVTTDPGPGPEVTVKPPRTQRMPVQEAGTRAARALPYQPNANLRADAAAGKVWIDMGNTGASVAQLAAYANRFRSDGPWRYDIGGTPVSDSFNARAYGGGKYDLSLYGPNRFLRRFAGDLNAPGKDVGVTSLVTTDEGGKLHLVFTNEGTSAVTVTVTANNYRTDGPWTYSVAPGGSASDSWRTGTYGDGWYDLTVTISSDPSFSQRLVGHIETGSPSVSG from the coding sequence ATGGATCGACGACACTTTCTGAAGTTGGCCGCGGCCTCGGCGGGCAGTACGGCGGTACTCAACCTACTTCCGACCCATTTGCGCCGCGCGCTGGCCATGCCCGTTCGGACCACTGGCTCGCTCGATACCATCGAGCACGTGGTCATCTTCATGCAGGAAAACAGGTCATTCGATCATTACTTCGGCACCCTGCGCGGCGTGCGCGGCTTTTCCGATCGCAGCGCGCTGCAATTGCAAACAGGAAAATCGGTTTTCTACCAGCCGAACGGCTCGTCGACGCTACTGCCTTATCCCGTCACCGAGCAATACATGAGTGGCACTCCCCACGATTGGGGAACGGGCCACTCCGCGTGGAACGGAGGCCTCAACGACAAGTGGGTCCAATACAAAGGGACGTCCACGATGGCCTATTACGCGCGAAATGATTTGGCCTTTTACCACGCGCTGGCCGACGCCTTCACCATCTGCGACGCGTACCACTGTTCGGTGATGGGGCCGACGAATCCAAATCGGCTTTACCTCTGGAGCGGTACCGTGGACCCGGGTGGAAAGGGTGGGGGACCGGTCATCGACAACGACGAGTCCCGCGCGCGCACCTGGACGACGTACCCCGAGCGGCTCCAGGCGGCGGGGATCAGTTGGAAGGTGTACCAGGAAAGAGACAATTACGACGACAACGCGCTGGCGTGGTTCAAACAGTACCGCGAGGCCAAGCCGGGTAGTCCGCTTTACGATCGCGGAATGGCCACCGTCGACAATCTGGTGCAGGCCTTTCGCGCGGACGTGAAGGCGAACAAGCTTCCCAAGGTGTCATGGCTCGTCGCCCCCACGGCTTTGAGCGAGCACCCCGCCTACGGGCCGGTTCGCGGAGCGGCCCTCACCAGCCAATTGCTCGACGTTCTGGCGGCCGCGCCCGAGGTGTGGGCCAAAACGGTGTTCATTCTGACCTACGACGAGAACGACGGATTCTTCGACCACGTCCCGGCGCCCGTACCGCCCGCTGGCACGCCGGACGAATTCGTGAACGGTCAGCCCATCGGTCTCGGCGTGCGGGTGCCCACCATCGTGGTATCTCCTTTCAGCCGTGGTGGGTTCGTCTGCTCGGAGACATTCGACCATACGTCGATTCTGCGCTTCTTGGAGGCGTGGACCGGAATCAAGGAGCCGAACATTTCCGCCTGGCGTCGCGCCGTGTGCGGCGATCTGACGCGCACCCTCGACCTGACCTCGTCCACCGTGACGTGGCCGCGTTTGCCGGTCACGACGGATCCGGGGCCCGGCCCCGAGGTGACGGTCAAGCCGCCGAGGACCCAGCGCATGCCCGTGCAGGAGGCCGGAACGCGGGCGGCGCGCGCGTTGCCGTACCAGCCGAATGCCAATTTGCGCGCCGATGCTGCGGCCGGCAAAGTCTGGATCGATATGGGCAACACCGGCGCCTCCGTTGCGCAGCTTGCCGCCTATGCGAATCGCTTTCGAAGCGATGGCCCCTGGCGGTACGACATCGGCGGGACGCCCGTTTCCGATTCGTTCAATGCGCGCGCTTACGGGGGTGGCAAATACGACTTATCCCTTTACGGCCCCAATCGGTTCTTGCGCCGCTTCGCCGGTGATCTCAACGCTCCCGGAAAAGACGTGGGCGTGACCTCGCTGGTGACCACCGACGAAGGGGGCAAGCTGCACCTCGTCTTCACCAACGAGGGCACGTCCGCGGTGACCGTTACGGTGACGGCCAACAACTATCGAACCGATGGCCCGTGGACGTACAGCGTCGCCCCCGGCGGCAGCGCGTCCGATTCCTGGCGCACCGGAACGTACGGGGATGGCTGGTACGATCTCACCGTGACCATCTCGTCCGATCCGAGCTTCAGCCAGCGCCTCGTCGGGCACATCGAAACGGGCTCGCCGAGTGTGAGCGGCTAA
- a CDS encoding MFS transporter, which yields MPPTRLRVHVFALSWLAYASYYIGRKQFAVSKASLASQYHLTTEALGRIDTGYLVAYSLGMFASGWLCDRVGPRRLLGAGMLASAAAVAWFGASSAEMWFAVAFTVNGLAQSTGWPGTIKAMAPWWSAGERGKIMGWWSTCYQVGGIVATALASALLVHAGWRSAFWVPAVWMALVGLVVLWRLPDSPQAGPPAEGAEKARAHVERRIEIWYLGFIYFGFKLIRYSLLFWLPFYLQRQLGYSAGQAGYLSISFELGGVCGTVASGIVFDRMGARQRAVLFAMTFGLALSLVLYTQVAAWGAVANFAAMAAVGFMLFGPDALISGAMAQELGGAEGAGSASGIINGIGSLGAIAQGTVTAVVATRYGWDRVFHLFIGLAFACAAALLPYALGRRSAKVTPRAAPSREAAPVAR from the coding sequence ATGCCGCCGACCCGACTTCGCGTGCACGTCTTTGCATTGAGCTGGCTCGCGTATGCTTCGTATTACATTGGACGAAAGCAATTCGCCGTCAGCAAGGCGAGCCTTGCATCGCAGTACCACCTGACGACCGAAGCCCTTGGTCGCATCGACACCGGCTACCTGGTGGCCTATTCGCTGGGCATGTTCGCATCCGGGTGGCTCTGCGATCGCGTGGGGCCGCGTCGGTTGCTCGGGGCGGGCATGCTCGCATCCGCGGCGGCCGTAGCCTGGTTCGGTGCGTCGTCCGCGGAAATGTGGTTCGCCGTCGCCTTCACCGTCAACGGCTTGGCACAATCGACGGGGTGGCCGGGCACCATCAAGGCGATGGCGCCGTGGTGGTCGGCCGGCGAACGCGGAAAGATCATGGGCTGGTGGTCCACCTGCTACCAAGTCGGCGGCATCGTGGCGACCGCCCTGGCCAGCGCACTGCTCGTGCACGCCGGATGGCGAAGTGCGTTTTGGGTGCCCGCCGTGTGGATGGCGCTCGTGGGACTGGTGGTCCTTTGGCGATTGCCCGATTCCCCGCAGGCCGGCCCTCCCGCGGAGGGGGCCGAAAAGGCCCGCGCCCACGTCGAGAGACGCATCGAGATATGGTATCTCGGGTTCATCTATTTCGGATTCAAATTGATCCGATATAGCCTGCTCTTCTGGCTTCCCTTTTATCTCCAGCGGCAACTCGGATATTCGGCCGGGCAAGCCGGCTATCTATCCATCTCGTTCGAGCTCGGCGGCGTCTGCGGCACCGTGGCGAGCGGCATCGTGTTCGACCGCATGGGTGCCCGCCAGCGTGCCGTCCTCTTCGCCATGACCTTCGGCCTCGCCCTCAGCCTCGTTTTGTACACGCAGGTCGCCGCGTGGGGTGCCGTCGCCAACTTCGCGGCCATGGCGGCGGTCGGATTCATGCTGTTCGGCCCCGACGCCCTCATCTCGGGCGCCATGGCGCAAGAGCTGGGGGGCGCCGAAGGGGCCGGCAGCGCATCGGGCATCATCAATGGCATCGGCTCGCTCGGTGCCATCGCGCAGGGCACCGTCACCGCCGTGGTGGCCACCCGCTACGGGTGGGACCGTGTCTTTCATCTGTTCATCGGCCTGGCGTTCGCGTGCGCCGCCGCGTTGTTGCCCTACGCCCTCGGACGGCGCAGTGCGAAGGTCACGCCGCGCGCGGCGCCATCGCGCGAAGCAGCCCCGGTAGCTCGTTGA
- a CDS encoding phosphonatase-like hydrolase, producing the protein MNWQLACLDMAGTTVRDEGLVEKAFTVAVAAEDGFTLGSAGYERAIRFVRETMGQSKIEVFRALLGEEHRAAAANARFEVAYADLVRAGHVQPIAGAESAIRALRSLGLSIALTTGFARATQDAILDALGWRNLVDLALCPSDVPRGRPYPDMVLAAVLRLGVTDVRSVVVVGDTPSDIYSGLRAGAGIVAGVLTGLSDLEAFSAAGATHVLTSVNELPGLLRAMAPRAA; encoded by the coding sequence ATGAACTGGCAACTTGCATGTCTCGACATGGCGGGTACCACCGTGCGAGACGAGGGGCTCGTGGAAAAAGCATTTACCGTCGCCGTGGCCGCGGAGGACGGATTCACATTGGGCTCTGCGGGCTACGAGCGGGCGATTCGTTTCGTCCGCGAGACCATGGGGCAGAGTAAAATCGAGGTGTTTCGCGCGTTGCTCGGAGAAGAGCATCGCGCGGCCGCGGCGAATGCGCGCTTCGAGGTGGCGTACGCGGACTTGGTGCGCGCAGGGCACGTGCAGCCGATTGCGGGAGCCGAATCGGCCATCCGCGCGCTGCGCAGTTTGGGGTTGTCGATTGCGCTGACCACGGGGTTTGCCCGGGCCACGCAAGATGCGATTTTGGATGCGCTGGGCTGGCGCAACCTCGTCGACTTGGCCTTGTGTCCATCCGACGTTCCCCGCGGGCGTCCGTACCCGGACATGGTGCTGGCGGCCGTACTTCGGCTTGGGGTGACGGACGTGCGCTCCGTCGTCGTGGTCGGCGATACGCCGTCGGACATCTACAGCGGGCTTCGCGCCGGGGCGGGCATCGTGGCCGGCGTGCTCACCGGCCTTTCGGATCTCGAGGCGTTCTCGGCGGCCGGTGCGACGCACGTCCTTACATCGGTCAACGAGCTACCGGGGCTGCTTCGCGCGATGGCGCCGCGCGCGGCGTGA
- a CDS encoding TIGR03364 family FAD-dependent oxidoreductase produces the protein MDIVIVGGGIVGTMHALFAVQRGDRVVHLEREDQARGASVRNFGLVWVSGRAPGADLDLALRARQLWEKVGTDVPEVGFRANGSLTIARTAAEVAVLEAVARADEGERRGVRVVDASEARRVNPAMRGEFIAALHCRHDAAVEPRKAARAIQSYLRGHARYTWLGGREVTGFGSHHAIDDHGDKHTGDLVIFTTGAWHRGLMAPHTAAVRRVRLQMLQTEPLDETLTTSIADGDSLRYYPAFDVPVRERLDPQVPIAREHHMQLLLVQRLDGSLTIGDTHEYTEPFGFDVDELPYAHLLETASRILGRPLPPVRRRWAGVYSQLRPEAARLYHRVDLAPGVVLVTGPGGRGMTFSPAIAEETLAPS, from the coding sequence ATGGATATCGTCATCGTAGGGGGCGGCATCGTAGGCACGATGCACGCCCTTTTTGCCGTGCAGCGTGGGGATCGCGTCGTTCACTTGGAGCGCGAGGATCAGGCGCGCGGAGCCTCGGTTCGGAACTTCGGACTCGTTTGGGTGAGCGGGCGTGCGCCCGGTGCCGATCTGGACTTGGCGCTTCGGGCGCGCCAGCTCTGGGAAAAAGTCGGAACGGATGTGCCCGAGGTGGGCTTTCGGGCGAACGGGTCCCTGACGATCGCGCGGACTGCCGCCGAGGTGGCCGTGCTCGAGGCTGTGGCACGTGCCGATGAAGGCGAACGCCGCGGCGTGCGCGTGGTGGATGCGAGCGAAGCGCGGCGGGTGAACCCGGCGATGCGTGGTGAGTTCATCGCGGCACTGCACTGCCGTCACGATGCTGCGGTTGAACCGCGCAAGGCTGCGCGGGCCATTCAGAGCTACCTGCGCGGGCACGCCCGCTACACATGGCTCGGCGGGCGTGAGGTCACGGGCTTCGGTTCGCACCACGCCATCGATGATCACGGTGACAAGCACACCGGTGACTTGGTGATCTTCACCACAGGCGCATGGCATCGCGGCCTCATGGCTCCGCACACCGCAGCCGTGCGCCGCGTTCGGCTGCAGATGCTACAGACCGAGCCGTTGGACGAGACGCTCACCACGTCGATCGCGGATGGCGACTCGCTGCGCTACTACCCCGCCTTCGACGTACCGGTCCGTGAGCGCCTCGATCCTCAGGTGCCGATCGCGCGCGAACACCATATGCAGCTCTTGCTCGTGCAGCGCCTCGATGGCTCGCTCACCATCGGCGACACGCACGAGTACACCGAGCCCTTCGGCTTCGACGTGGACGAACTTCCCTATGCACACCTGCTCGAGACGGCCTCGCGCATCCTGGGGAGGCCGCTTCCACCGGTGCGCCGTCGTTGGGCAGGTGTCTACAGTCAATTGCGTCCGGAGGCCGCGCGGCTTTACCATCGCGTCGATCTCGCGCCCGGGGTTGTGTTGGTGACCGGGCCGGGTGGGCGCGGAATGACATTTTCGCCGGCAATTGCCGAGGAGACATTGGCACCATCATGA
- a CDS encoding rhodanese-like domain-containing protein: MVRSVSPQQAHDLISRGEVEVIDVREPNEWSTGHLAGARLVPLAKFRANPKAALPRDGVVFVCAAGMRSETAARLAASSGLTKVYNLSGGTRGWVKAGLPLVHDLSVAV, from the coding sequence ATGGTTCGTTCGGTTAGTCCGCAGCAGGCTCACGATCTCATCTCCCGCGGTGAAGTGGAGGTGATCGACGTCCGTGAGCCGAACGAGTGGTCCACGGGGCATCTTGCAGGCGCACGCCTCGTTCCGCTCGCAAAGTTTCGCGCGAATCCCAAGGCTGCTCTCCCGCGCGATGGCGTCGTCTTCGTGTGCGCCGCCGGCATGCGCAGCGAAACGGCCGCCCGCCTCGCCGCCTCGAGTGGTCTCACCAAGGTCTACAACTTGAGCGGTGGCACCCGCGGCTGGGTGAAAGCGGGCTTGCCGCTGGTTCACGATCTCAGCGTCGCCGTCTGA
- a CDS encoding SufS family cysteine desulfurase encodes MSTSKSPYEPEVALDAGTDDLVGAMAKELERLANNYFAQGPMGASSPVMDEAVPEAAPAISAAAPLSVSAPLVPPRVGPHALNVGGGGISPASAPLPPVPGAVHRPPLAASPPPTDRDLRALPTILSEYGHTPSPIEVARATTTNDAYGGANPAPYYLQTAGIPGSPPASPATAPTPTLPGGGVSGSSFQVPVNVGDFAIVPDALPRDSGLGMDVTNAPTGSAAPYFLSLAGLPTSVSSNGAPPVPDFGGLPFQVPTDVPPAPALPYSANSGVLAGDPMAAEVAAPPATAVEPVPSWTAHEFSPQLVPDLGGTTATAPGVFDANAVRRDFPILEERVHGRRLVWLDNAATTQKPQAVIDRISYYYEHENSNIHRAAHALAARATDAYEAARDKVRRFLNAPSPKNIVFVRGATEGINLVAQSWGRRNVSAGDEIVITWLEHHANIVPWQQLCSEKGCRLRVAPVNDRGEVILDEYEKLLGPKTRLVSFTQVSNALGSITPAREMVEIAHRYGATVHVDGAQAVSHMPVDVQLLGADFYSFSGHKVFGPTGIGVLYGTTEILEAMPPWQGGGNMIADVTFEKTTYGPPPSRFEAGTGNIADAVGLGAALDYVSGLGLANVQRYEHELLTYAEEKLSRVPGLRIIGTAREKAGVISFILDGQRTEEVGGMLDQEGIAVRSGHHCAQPILRRFGLEATVRASLAPYNTTEDIDALAEALHRIQAGRPVRGL; translated from the coding sequence ATGAGTACAAGTAAGAGCCCGTACGAACCCGAGGTGGCGCTGGACGCGGGCACCGACGATCTCGTCGGCGCCATGGCCAAGGAGCTGGAGCGCCTTGCGAACAATTATTTCGCGCAAGGCCCGATGGGGGCGTCCAGTCCCGTGATGGACGAGGCGGTTCCCGAAGCCGCTCCGGCCATCTCGGCGGCGGCGCCGCTATCGGTCTCCGCACCGCTGGTACCGCCGCGGGTGGGCCCGCACGCGTTGAACGTCGGAGGCGGCGGAATTTCGCCGGCTTCGGCGCCGCTTCCTCCGGTTCCGGGCGCGGTGCATCGGCCTCCGCTCGCCGCCTCGCCGCCGCCGACGGATCGGGACCTTCGCGCGTTGCCCACGATCCTGTCCGAGTATGGGCACACGCCGTCGCCCATCGAGGTCGCGCGTGCGACCACGACGAACGACGCGTACGGCGGCGCCAATCCCGCGCCGTATTACCTGCAGACTGCAGGTATTCCCGGCTCGCCGCCCGCGTCGCCGGCAACGGCGCCGACACCTACGTTGCCCGGTGGAGGCGTGTCGGGCTCGTCGTTCCAGGTGCCGGTGAACGTCGGTGACTTCGCGATCGTGCCCGATGCGCTTCCCCGAGATTCGGGGTTGGGCATGGACGTCACGAATGCGCCCACGGGATCGGCCGCGCCGTACTTCCTCTCGCTGGCCGGCCTTCCCACGTCGGTGTCGTCGAATGGCGCGCCGCCGGTGCCGGATTTCGGTGGTCTGCCGTTCCAGGTTCCCACCGACGTTCCTCCAGCGCCGGCGCTTCCCTACTCGGCCAACTCGGGCGTCCTCGCGGGCGATCCGATGGCGGCCGAGGTCGCAGCGCCGCCGGCCACGGCGGTGGAGCCCGTGCCGTCTTGGACCGCGCACGAGTTCAGCCCGCAACTGGTGCCGGATCTCGGCGGCACGACGGCGACGGCTCCCGGCGTCTTCGATGCCAACGCCGTGCGACGTGACTTCCCGATTCTCGAGGAGCGCGTGCACGGACGGCGGCTCGTGTGGCTCGACAACGCGGCCACCACGCAGAAGCCGCAGGCGGTCATCGACCGAATTTCGTACTACTACGAGCACGAAAATTCGAACATCCATCGGGCGGCGCATGCCCTGGCCGCACGCGCGACGGATGCTTACGAGGCTGCGCGCGACAAGGTGCGACGCTTCTTGAACGCGCCTTCGCCGAAGAACATCGTCTTCGTTCGCGGCGCGACCGAGGGCATCAATCTGGTGGCGCAGAGCTGGGGCCGGCGCAACGTTTCGGCCGGCGACGAAATCGTCATCACCTGGCTCGAGCACCACGCCAACATCGTGCCCTGGCAGCAACTCTGCTCGGAGAAGGGCTGCCGCTTGCGTGTGGCGCCCGTCAACGATCGCGGGGAGGTCATCCTCGACGAGTACGAAAAGCTGCTCGGACCCAAGACGCGCCTCGTGTCCTTCACGCAGGTGTCCAACGCGCTCGGCAGCATCACGCCGGCGCGCGAAATGGTGGAGATTGCCCATCGCTACGGCGCCACGGTGCACGTGGACGGCGCGCAGGCGGTCTCGCACATGCCGGTCGACGTCCAGCTTCTCGGCGCCGACTTCTACTCCTTTTCGGGCCACAAGGTCTTCGGACCGACGGGCATCGGCGTGCTGTACGGCACGACGGAGATCCTCGAGGCGATGCCTCCGTGGCAGGGCGGCGGCAACATGATTGCCGACGTCACCTTCGAGAAAACCACCTACGGACCGCCGCCGAGCCGCTTCGAAGCGGGCACCGGCAACATCGCGGATGCCGTGGGCCTGGGCGCCGCGCTCGACTACGTCAGCGGACTCGGGCTCGCGAACGTCCAACGTTACGAGCACGAGCTGCTCACCTACGCCGAGGAGAAGCTTTCCCGCGTGCCGGGGCTGCGCATCATCGGCACCGCGCGCGAGAAGGCCGGGGTCATCTCCTTCATCCTCGACGGTCAGCGCACCGAAGAGGTGGGCGGCATGCTCGATCAAGAAGGCATCGCCGTGCGTTCGGGCCATCATTGCGCGCAGCCCATCCTGCGCCGCTTCGGCCTCGAGGCGACCGTTCGCGCATCGCTCGCTCCGTACAACACGACCGAGGACATCGACGCGCTTGCGGAAGCCTTGCACCGCATCCAAGCCGGCAGGCCGGTGCGCGGCCTCTGA